In Diadema setosum chromosome 7, eeDiaSeto1, whole genome shotgun sequence, the DNA window aatacattgtagaaaaaGATCATACAAATCGTAGATATTAACTGGACGGGAGCTGTGTGAATGATGTGACAGTTCTAATTCACGCTGAAATAATTCCCAATTGGCTCTTCGAAAAGCCCAACGGGGCGGGagattgtcattattttgagaGGAAGCGCTAGGTATGGAAAGCCGCTTTAACGGCAAACTAAAATAAACATTACAGGATATAAGGTAGTGATCATCACTCCCGAGGGAAAAAGGGGATACCGACCAGTTACAGTGGGGGGCTAATGACGGAGGAACAAGAGTGAGGTCAATTGACGTGGAAGATCCTCTGGCAATGTCAAAGCGTGTTGCTGAGGAATCGTTAAGTACAACAATATCGTGatcattgcaaaattcaaatATTACTTTTCCATTGAGGTCCATGGTGGTCCTCCCCATGCAGGGTGGTGGGCGTTAAAATCTCCAATGACATAGTAAGGTAGGCAGTCGACTGTAAGAGAAAGTAAATCTTGTGTGGACAATCTTTTGATGGGATTGTAAAAatttaccatggtaacagaaaCATTTCTATACAAAATATTGACTTTCAATCCCTCTAGGTGAGGGAGATAATGAACATTGCTGAAATTCACGTCTTGATGAATAAAAATTGCACAGCCACCTCCACGTGAGGAGACGCGATTGCGCCACAGAGCAGTATACATAGGAATGGACAAATTTGTGTCATCGTGATACCAGGTCTCTTGCACGAGGATAACATGTGGGGGTGAAGGGGAAGAGTAGATGTGCCGAGTCAGCTCCGCGCCATTAGAGGGGAGCCTTCTGGCGTTCCACTGCCAAATAATGAGGTTCAGATCCATTATTGATTCGGATGTAGGAGTTCATATATCTTTTCCTGGAAACGACCACATAAAAACAAGTGTTTGCAGATTGAACAACCAGCATGATTCTCTTGTGATCAGAATCAGCCGCATCAAGATTGTTTATAACTGTGCTCACGAAAGAGACTAGTTTTTTCCACTAGGAGAATGGATGTTGCAGGAGGGAGTtgccgtttgtttgtttgtgtggagGCCGCAGTTGTATCTATAGGGACAGGGAGGATTCTGTGACCCTGTGTCCTGTCAGTAGCCTGTTTGGGTTGAGCAGGTGCATGGGTCACACTCACAGTGGAAGGATGGGAGCGAGAAGTGGTGATGGAGGAGGTGGTAGAGTTAGACTCGGGATTATGAATGTGAGCAGATATGGTAGATTGAGGAGGAGAATCGGGCACATGAGGACCTGGGAGATGTCGCGGGTCAGATTGATCTTGGTTAGAATTCAAAGCTTGGGTGTTGGATTGGGTAACCTGTAGTTTTTTGGCAGCTTCCGCATaggaaacatgattcaaagtggaGTAATTTTGTACTTTACGTGCAAGTTTGAACTTTGGGCAACCTGCGTAGGCCGCGCTATGGGGGCCCCCGCATCGCAGACATTTTGGATTGGATTTGGAGGGGCAGGAGGAGAGATCATGGTTTTCTCCACATCTTACACAACGCTGCTtagacctacatgtatcttttgtgTGACCAAACCGTTGGCAGTGAAAACAGCGAGAAACAGGGGGAACATATACACTTACTGGGAAAGTTTCGTAGCCAATGCACACCGATTCTGGTAGTGAGGGGCAGTCGAAAGAGAGAACGAGTACATTGGTTGGGGTAGGACCATCGTTTGATCGTTTTGAGATGCGCTTAACTTCGGTCACACCCTGGCCCACCAGCGCCTCCTTGATGTCTTGTTCCGTCATTTCGGGCGAGACGCGTTTGATGATTCCTTTTAGAACAGGAGAGAATGACTTGTCGTTAGTGACACGAATAGGGGTTTTGCAGAATTCATTCAGTTCCATTAGAGTACGAACCTGTTTAGGATTGAAACATTTGATAGTGAAGGATTTTTGTTTACGTTGGACTTGAGGCACTTTTCCTACTGACTTATTGATTTCACGTGCGACCTGGATGGGGTTGATGAGAGTAATGTTTTTGACGGTTCCAATAATAGTTACATACGGGTTGAAAGGAGGACGGGAGGGTGTGTGAAACAGTTCAGATTCGTCATCGGAGTAGGGTTGGGAATTTGGCCGTTGTCTCTTTCGTGAAACTTCTGTAAACCCAGTGTCGCGGTTAGGAATCGGAATGGGGTCAGGTATTATCTCTGAAAGGTCGGGGTTTTCTTCGGGGTCATTAAGAACAGTGAGGGGAGGGACGTCCTGAATTCCAGACATGGCCGCCATTGTGACGGCCATGTAGGGAGGTAATGGAGTGGGagataaacaatgaaatggggCAGGGCGAGGCAAAATGAATAAGGAGAGAAAGAGGACTGAAGGCGCACCGGATCGAATccgaagaaagagagagagaggaaaaaaaaaccccggcAATTTGAGTAGAGGCCAAGCGATTATGAACTCAATAGAAAGTACATGGTGAATGAATCGGATAGCTCAGGACAAAGGGAATAACAAAAGAGAACGTGTGTAAAGAGGTGAGAAACAAAATGGCAGCTAGGGCACACTTATAACTATGGCAACGTGCAGCAAACGAAATAGCAGCCTTACATAAGTATACCAGAATCAGATGTAATTCTGATATCTAGATAATGTCTTCAAATACGTTCTAGACCGTCTATACATGTTCTGGTATATATATGCTCAAACATCAACATAACTCAAGAaattattaattttgtcaacGCCAGGAttccagttgattccagttgacTGTAAACCAGTTGATAAGTGGTTTTGTATACTGGTCCAGTTAAAAAGGTAACTGGTTTCGTTTACTGGTCCAGCCAGTTGGAATTCAACAGGACCAGTTAGCCCATTTCAATTTTCAGGGATACCAGTTGATTTAAACTGGTTCAACTGGTCCAGTTGTAATTGGTATTTCCTTCTGGGCCGTCACTGTACAgacatgctaacctggaaacattacaCTGCACATTACTCCAATataagaccattctgaagcaaataattttcacacaacaattgATAGatctatataatgtactctttaatgaatcccacaaggatcgGAACAATCAACCTCCAgaattcccactgattcccactgatcagttactagccatcccgtTTAAGATCTTGAAAACAATGTGTTTTGCGACTGGTAGTCACTGTAGCTGCTTCAGCAAGGGGGTGACATGATCGTGCCTACCAGTACGGCACATGAAAAAACTTCATGTGCATTGTTTGCAAATCCAACAGGTGGAACTAAAAAAGGCAACCCAGATCTGTCCGGAGAGGCCGGAGAATCTCACCCGTGGGGCGGACAATATCAGGCGGGAGGTCGCTCAGCTATCAAAGCAGATGCGGAAGGAGAAGAAACGGTGAGCCTTAGTAGAGGGTTTAAAGGCACTGACGCCCTTTTGCTGTGCTTCTAGAAGTATTCTACATACCAATTTTTAACTGCTCCGGAATGTTGTTTTAACCACATCTGATAAGTTCTTTTATCGTGTGCATCCTCTACATGACATTAACTTGAATATTAAGAAGACGGTATGGTTATTTAAGagacattttttctttaaactagTCCATAATAATGTGAGATACGAACATTagaaatgtacagtgtacattcaaGTTAAATTCTGTAGAGTTTACTTGACACTGGTACGTGTTTTGCACTTTAGAACCCTGTGAAACAAGTATTGCACCAATAATATTTATAAGAGCTTATAATACAATtacaatattgtattttattgtattgtatagtAATTGCATCATGGGGCCGAAACACTGAAATTAGGATGGTGTGGCCCAGGGCACCTGCAGCAATGCCCCAATTTAGAGATTGCTTTGCCATGTGAGACTCTATCTGATCATCTGTCCATTCACAAAACACATTCACAACACATATTAAACTGGGCATGATATCAAATTATTGGCTAAgtcaatgaaaaacaaaagcatttccaatgtacattgtattcattcAAAGCCTTACCTGTCTATTCCTCCGTACATGCAGAAGTTGAACATCACTTTTAAAGTTGATGTGTTCTCAGTCCTGTCAAGATGGCCTTTTGTGGAGTTGAATGTAGTGAGTGAGGGCTGCCTGTCTTCAGGCAAAGACACTGTCCCTTTGGTGTGGGTCACTGGGGTACATTACTACTGTATATTAGTACCCATCTACCATACTTTATAAATGGAGAGTGGTCttttgaaacaagaaaaaaaaaaataaatttcctTCCTTTTCCTCAGACGAGGGGATCCAGTTGTAATCACAGAGGCGTACAATGAGAAGAAACAAAACTACTCAACAGTTGAGAAACAGATTGAGAGCAGCAAGAAGATGATAAGAGTGAGATTCCTGTCTGGTTTGTCCTTCAACCTTGCCCCTTCCTTCTGCCTCCCGACTCCCTCCCTTGCCCTTTCCTTTCCCCCCTCCCTGTCTCGTTCATTCCTCTACTTCCTCCCCCTTTCCcatccccttccccttccttgcctttttcatttccccctccttttctctctcccatTGGTCTACCCCTTTCAATCCTGGCTACTAATTAAAATCTGTGCACTGCGCACAAAATGAGTACAGGTTGCAATCCCCTCCCCTTACCTACCCCATCCTTGCCCTCTCCTTTTCCCCTCCATTTCCCCATGTCTTTCCCCCTACCCTTTCCCTCACCTTCCATTCTATTTTCCCTCAATAGTCCACTCCTATAAATCCGAGTTATGCATCCCTGAACtatacacaaaatcaatacAGCTTGCAATCCAGACTCGTGTCACGTGATCACAAAACAACATATTTATATCGCTACATTTAGTAAGAAATATTCATGTAGCTATCCATTTCACTTTTGAAATCTCTTCATAGGTCTCCTGTAAGATATCAGATTACATTCTGTTATTATTGTTAGCATTACATTATTCTGCACCCTCACTGTAATCATCATGCAAGGTTTCTTTAATCCTCAGGCACTTGTTTACTTGAGGTACCAAGCGACCATGAGGAATGTATGGGACTTGGACCTTGTTTTAGGGTAGACTTGTTTCTACCTGCCCCTTATCTACCTTGCTAGGTGGAATTAAGTAATgatttcttatcattattatcatcattggaACTTCACAATACAAGGGAACCTTGGTATAACGAGCAGCTTTGGATCACTGGAGTGTCCTCCAGATTGCCAGATTGTGGGTATCTCATTAAATcagtgataaaaacaaaagaataacagGTATGGGCTTGCTAATTAACCTCATTTAATCAGGTGTCTCGTTATACCAGggataaaaacaatcaaatttacAAGAAATGGGACCTTTAAAATTACCTCATTATGTCAGGTATCTCGCTATATCCGACCTCTTTGTAAAGAGGTTCCACCATATTATGTGATGCCAATGCCTGTGgctattgtttgttttcaggtGCTTGAAAAACAGCTTGAAAAGAGGAAATTGAAGTTTCAAGACCTTCGCCGCACCATCGCTGCACGGGCACAGTGCCTCTTCGTGTCCATGATATCAAACCGTGGCTACTTCGGTCAGATCAAGTTCGACCATGTGGCAGGGGAGCTCAACTTGATTGTGAGTGATGGTCATACGTGTTACAATTCATGGCGGGATATTATCAAAGTGTAGGGTGTTGGATCCCCTGCAAGAGAAAAATCACCAGACGATACTTTGGATTCTGCAGCGGTATGCAATTGCTATGGTGTCACATTTCTAGTTTGCGCTGTAGGCCTACTACCCACATTCTTCTTTGATATGGAGGTGTATGATTGGACATTAGTCTTGCTGCTGATTATTTTTGGTGATAGCCCGATCATCATTCTAACTTTCAGACCCAGATGATTCATTTCTCAAATGAATGTAgtcttttgtcaaggccctcttgcTGTATGACAGCTACAATGGACGAGCGAAGTGAGCCCAGCGGAGCGTGACAGGgggagggccttttgagatctgcttcacacattattattcatgacacatgAACCCTACTGAATACTAGTAGTCATATTGACGAGTGCTGGGCAAGCAGTGGAATGGCCTGCTCCCCACATCCTCCGTCTTGGCGTTGTCCGGTGTGTTCGCatgcatgcatcactgaccaccagTGGCAGTCTTTGGCATGCATTCGCTGTATGCAAATCAGGCTTGGGCAGACAGACACGCAGATAAGTTGATTTTGGGGGAGCAAAAATCAGTACTTCAAAGGGCTAACATTAAAGGGTGCGAATCAGATCTCAAAAGACCCTTGCACTGTCCAACTCAGATAGCTCACTTTGTTCGCACCATTCATTCACCACCATTACAGCGCGAGGGCCTTAATTGGCAAACGGCTAaaacaaattgtacatgtaggagATTTCGGGTCAGTTCAGGGGATACATTAATTTTGCACTGTGTGGTAAAGatcattctttatttcatacATTGAAACCCTGTAGGAATATAATGGGCATGCTCACAATGAGGCACCGCTTTTAATAAGGTGAATTTTACAGTCCTGGTATACCATTACTGAAGTTTGCTAATTTTGCTAGTTTACAACAAGGTAACTATGAAAACAAGGTAGAATTAATTGAGTCATGGTGACATCCTTATAACATTAAACAAGTTTTCTGTGTAAATCACATCATATGTCAGTTCaattaatgagaaaaatatgacGAAAACTCTATTTTTctatatttgaaataaaaaaaaaacaggttgaTTCAGATCAGAGTAAGGCTCTAAAGGGTCGAAGACAGAACACATCAGCCACCAACGTGCGGAGTCTGTCGGGAGGGGAGCGTTCCTTCTCCACCGTCTGTCTCATCATGGCGCTGTGGGAGTCCATTGAGTCACCCTTTAGGGTCATGGATGAGTTTGATGTCTTCATGGTAAGCACAGTGATGCGAGAGCCTTCGTCATTCGGGTTAGACCAGTATACAGCCAGTGATTGGTCATGAGTGCTGTGGCGAAGGATTTTGCACGAGAGGAAAGATGAGACATGCTATTAAACGAGGCAAAGCAGAGTTTAGATAGAGCACCTCATCTTTCATCGAgtgtgaaatcttgttccattgcttTAGTATAAGGACCATTGCATACACTGTTTGTCTTACACAACACCTCGGACGTAAGGTCCTGAAAGGGAAATTATTGTGTATTAAAATTATATTATTGCACAGTATCACCATGATTAGTTGGATTGTAGAGAGTAGAGAAGTGATTGACTGCGTGTTTGCAGCTGATTTACTGTCTGTTACAAAGTATGAAAGTGACATTAGAGGTGTGCAATGGTATGATATGATAATGAGCCTACCAAGCGAGCAAATTTCAACG includes these proteins:
- the LOC140230454 gene encoding structural maintenance of chromosomes protein 6-like, producing MIRVLEKQLEKRKLKFQDLRRTIAARAQCLFVSMISNRGYFGQIKFDHVAGELNLIVDSDQSKALKGRRQNTSATNVRSLSGGERSFSTVCLIMALWESIESPFRVMDEFDVFMDMVTRRECMEMMQEFAEYQSYRQFIFLTPHDTRISAGRFIRIHQLHDPERNQAYLTADSEVHTEQELEQDE